A window of Castor canadensis chromosome 10, mCasCan1.hap1v2, whole genome shotgun sequence contains these coding sequences:
- the Rubcnl gene encoding protein associated with UVRAG as autophagy enhancer isoform X3 — translation MIISAMEKMKWTILSQKQTESWSLEEASRSFGTDQAGSEVTFYPPTQQDLGSSTSSDSGSEGCAVLQGSPVTETSPYSKVVKEDCKCDFGDFVILELGELNEVTETCRCCYSPSKSVTHEPDFNSAEVLARELLQVFQKCWVLANVQLPGSLMAASSLVVNEEHIQKDFNSTTESIQEIPFKSRIRGAEDWVPPRFQIIFNVHPPLKRDLVVVAQNFFCAGCGTPIELKFVKRLRYCNYLGKYFCESCHSYAESCIPARILMMWDFRKYYVSNFSKQLLDSIWHQPIFNLLSISHSLYSKAKELDKVKDIQEQLFHIKKLLKTCRFAHSTMKAFEQLPRHLSDELYLFSLEDLVRTKKGLLAPLLKHVLKVSLMHVADCELCQGKGFICEFCQSTAVIFPFQTTTCRRCSACRACYHKQCFQSSGCPRCARIIARRRLLESLPSVAT, via the exons GGACCATCCTCAGTCAAAAGCAGACAGAGAGCTGGAGCCTAGAAGAAGCAAGCAGGTCCTTTGGGACTGATCAAGCTGGCTCCGAAGTGACCTTTTATCCTCCCACACAGCAAGACCTGGGGTCCTCTACTTCTTCAGACAGTGGTTCTGAAG gtTGTGCTGTGCTGCAGGGCAGCCCAGTGACTGAGACATCGCCTTACTCTAAGGTGGTGAAGGAGGACTGCAAGTGTGATTTTGGTGACTTTGTTATTTTAG AACTTGGGGAGTTGAATGAGGTCACAGAAACCTGTAGATGCTGCTATAGCCCTTCTAAGAG TGTTACTCATGAGCCAGACTTCAATTCTGCTGAGGTGTTAGCCCGAGAGTTGTTGCAGGTCTTCCAGAAGTGCTGGGTGTTAGCTAATGTTCAACTGCCAGGTTCCTTGATGGCAGCCAGCTCGCTA GTTGTGAATGAAGAGCATATCCAAAAAGACTTTAACTCCACGACAGAGTCAATACAGGAAATTCCGTTCAAGTCTAGGATCAGAGGGGCTGAAGACTGGGTCCCCCCTAGATTTCAAATCATATTTAATGTTCATCCACCACTCAA GAGGGACCTGGTGGTGGTAGCCCAGAATTTTTTCTGTGCTGGCTGTGGAACTCCAATTGAACTTA AGTTTGTGAAGAGGCTCCGGTACTGCAACTATCTGGGGAAGTATTTCTGCGAGAGCTGTCACTCATATGCAGAGTCCTGCATCCCAGCACGAATCCTGATGATGTGGGACTTCAGGAAGTACTACGTCAGCAACTTTTCCAAACAGCTGCTCGACAGCATATGGCACCAGCCCATTTTCAATTTGCTTAGCATCAGTCACAGCCTATACTCGAAAGCCAAGGAACTGGACAAGGTTAAG GACATCCAGGAGCAGCTGTTCCATATCAAGAAGCTGTTGAAGACTTGCAGGTTTGCCCACAG CACGATGAAGGCGTTTGAGCAGCTGCCCAGACACTTGTCGGATGAGCTCTACCTGTTCTCCCTGGAGGACCTTGTCAGGACCAAGAAAGGGCTGCTGGCACCCTTGCTCAAGCATGTTCTGAAAGTTTCCCTCATGCACGTTGCTGACTGTGAG CTGTGCCAGGGAAAGGGCTTCATTTGTGAATTTTGTCAGAGTACAGCTGTCATCTTCCCATTTCAGACCACAACATGCAGAAGATGTTCAG CCTGCAGAGCTTGCTATCACAAACAGTGCTTCCAGTCCTCTGGGTGTCCCCGGTGTGCGAGGATCATAGCTCGGAGAAGACTTCTGGAAAGTTTGCCCTCTGTGGCAACCTGA